From the Silurus meridionalis isolate SWU-2019-XX chromosome 5, ASM1480568v1, whole genome shotgun sequence genome, one window contains:
- the si:dkey-219c3.2 gene encoding transcription initiation factor TFIID subunit 4 — translation MAGVPDPLEDMLYSEVDEKAVSDLVGSLESELGGQNKSQSEARRSGAAESGNSNLGKAQAAQAGTALEARESGAHRVEVKRENGSERTPSTNSVSVPSTLSSAAIMATNRVQPNITVVPKPAVPGLATSPNCSSDAAVVASSSSPSSSSSAAVTDSLPNTNHIASTIRPVSSRAVAGENGSSGSVALPSAPTPVAGLQLGVNGAVISSGLGTDTTNTSTSKGTNGTFLATSVQPNHILSQPASVSGTQTVALHRPSNITPNPSDPKLAASVSIAPDPASALTFSNASLIKTNPQTQIKTIVPNQLAGSPVAVRPPMTGTLVHSGAVSTPLTVVSSPSVLVKPDAGQAVGMLRPGTASPVVSTVSVRPGVPAAPAPRAVVPQITVRPQQPTTIQLPPGFTIPPGMVLVRTEAGQLVLVPQQVLAQAKAQNQTKAALSPTPATTTTTIRVTTPVQQAPVTSQAIRPIPPTQAKVVQAASTAGPALQKTPLVTASPAQKPSGPTVITAGARVQTPNQTILKPSPAVTAPAAPTTGLAGLSQEMQENVKKCKNFLATLIKLASHNSPFPETSKNVKALVQDLLDDKIEPEEFTNRLQTELKSSPQPYLIPFLKKSLPALRMTLLSSQQSLTQLAQTSSPLTVSAIKAPPPRSLATAMPTVRPTVTQDQAAVVAVKRTAAQTGPVRMPVVITQSVRPQGAVLRGPAVQVRGPMGIAMQATANQRQKVNDPGGGTFRDDDDINDVASMAGVNLNEENARILATGSELVGTQIRSCKDETFLPANLLHKRILEIARGFGVNEVFADVVSLVSNATEARLRATLENVSALARHRTDPCKDEEHHEQTSDVRTQLKFFEQLEKMEKQRKDDEEREILLKVAKSRSRQEDPEQARLKQKAKEMQQQELAQMRQRDANLTALAAIGPRKKRKLDSPGAPGAEASGSSSGSAGASSSSTRQVRQRITRVNLRDLIFCLEQERSTARSLLLYKALLK, via the exons ATGGCGGGCGTCCCCGATCCGCTGGAAGATATGCTGTATTCCGAAGTGGACGAGAAAGCCGTCAGCGATCTTGTGGGTTCGTTAGAGTCGGAGCTCGGCGGTCAGAATAAGTCCCAGAGCGAGGCGAGGAGGTCCGGAGCAGCCGAGAGCGGAAACAGCAACTTAGGGAAAGCGCAAGCCGCTCAAGCGGGAACCGCATTGGAGGCGCGAGAGTCGGGAGCGCACAGAGTGGAGGTGAAGCGGGAGAACGGCTCCGAGAGGACACCCAGCACCAACTCCGTCTCCGTCCCTTCCACTCTGAGCTCCGCGGCGATTATGGCTACCAACCGAGTGCAGCCAAACATCACCGTAGTACCAAAGCCAGCTGTGCCGGGACTCGCAACTTCTCCCAACTGTTCAAGTGACGCAGCAGTTGTagcatcatcctcatcaccctcatcatcctcatcagcAGCAGTTACAGATTCTCTACCCAACACCAATCACATAGCTTCAACTATCCGCCCCGTTTCCTCCAGAGCAGTGGCAGGTGAGAATGGCAGCAGTGGCTCTGTAGCTCTCCCCTCAGCTCCCACTCCTGTAGCCGGATTACAGCTCGGTGTCAATGGTGCTGTCATTAGCTCTGGCTTAGGCACCGACACCACCAACACATCCACTTCCAAAGGCACAAACGGTACTTTCCTTGCTACTTCTGTTCAGCCTAATCACATCCTCTCCCAGCCTGCGAGTGTATCAGGTACCCAGACTGTTGCCCTCCACCGACCTTCCAACATCACACCCAATCCTAGTGACCCGAAACTCGCAGCGTCTGTGAGCATCGCCCCTGACCCAGCCTCTGCGCTGACCTTTTCTAATGCCAGTCTGATCAAGACCAACCCCCAGACCCAGATTAAAACCATTGTCCCGAATCAGCTTGCCGGGTCTCCTGTAGCCGTGCGACCTCCGATGACCGGCACACTAGTGCACTCGGGGGCGGTGAGTACCCCACTTACAGTGGTCAGCTCGCCGTCAGTGCTGGTCAAGCCGGACGCAGGGCAGGCCGTGGGAATGCTGAGACCAGGTACGGCGTCTCCGGTGGTGAGCACTGTGTCTGTGCGACCCGGGGTTCCTGCAGCACCTGCGCCCAGGGCAGTGGTACCTCAAATCACAGTCAGACCTCAACAACCGACCACAATACAGTTACCACCCGGATTCACTATTCCACCGG GAATGGTGCTTGTCCGGACCGAGGCAGGCCAGCTGGTGCTGGTTCCTCAGCAGGTCCTGGCCCAGGCGAAGGCTCAAAATCAGACCAAAGCGGCTCTGTCTCCTACGCCTGCGACGACCACCACCACTATCCGAGTCACCACTCCTGTGCAGCAA GCACCTGTGACATCCCAAGCCATCCGACCGATTCCTCCTACACAGGCTAAAGTGGTCCAGGCTGCCAGCACTGCTGGTCCTGCTCTACAG AAGACCCCATTGGTGACAGCAAGCCCTGCTCAGAAGCCCAGTGGCCCCACTGTGATCACTGCCGGAGCTCGTGTCCAAACACCAAACCAGACGATCCTGAAACCTTCACCCGCCGTCACGGCACCCGCCGCCCCCACCACGGGACTCGCCGGCCTTTCTCAG GAAATGCAAGAGAATGTGAAGAAGTGCAAGAATTTCTTAGCAACGTTGATCAAACTGGCATCCCATAATTCCCCTTTTCCGGAAACGTCGAAGAACGTGAAGGCACTTGTGCAGGACCTGCTG GATGACAAAATTGAGCCTGAGGAATTTACGAATCGCCTGCAGACGGAGCTGAAGTCGTCTCCTCAGCCCTACCTCATCCCCTTTCTGAAG AAAAGCCTACCTGCTCTCCGCATGACGCTGTTGAGCTCACAGCAGTCTCTGACCCAGCTCGCTCAAACCTCCAGCCCCCTGACTGTGAGCGCCATTAAGGCTCCGCCCCCACGCTCTCTCGCCACCGCAATGCCTACTGTCCGCCCCACCGTCACACAGGACCAAGCTGCCGTGGTG GCTGTGAAGAGGACAGCAGCACAGACGGGTCCAGTTCGGATGCCCGTAGTGATCACTCAGTCAGTCCGGCCTCAAG GAGCTGTATTGAGAGGGCCAGCGGTACAGGTGAGGGGCCCAATGGGCATCGCCATGCAGGCTACAGCCAATCAGAGACAGAAGGTGAACGACCCAGGAGGTGGAACTTTTAG GGATGATGATGACATCAACGACGTGGCCTCCATGGCCGGCGTGAACCTTAATGAGGAGAACGCACGTATTTTAGCCACGGGCTCGGAGCTGGTGGGCACACAGATCCGCTCCTGCAAAGACGAAACGTTCCTGCCGGCTAATCTGCTCCACAAGCGCATCCTCGAGATCG cacGTGGGTTTGGTGTGAACGAGGTGTTTGCAGACGTGGTGAGTTTGGTGTCCAACGCCACTGAGGCCAGGCTCCGCGCCACGCTGGAAAACGTCTCTGCGCTCGCGCGACACCGAACCGACCCCTGCAAG GATGAAGAGCACCACGAGCAGACGTCAGATGTGAGGACGCAGCTGAAGTTCTTCGAGCAGCtggagaagatggagaagcAGCGCAAAGACGACGAGGAGCGAGAGATCCTTCTGAAAGTGGCCAAA AGTCGCTCCAGGCAAGAAGATCCCGAGCAAGCTCGGCTGAAGCAGAAAGCTAAAGAG
- the dnajb9a gene encoding dnaJ homolog subfamily B member 9a, protein MATVQSTLMFAACIVMITELILAKKDYYDILGVPKDASERQIKKAFHKLAMKYHPDKNKNPDSEAKFREIAEAYETLSEEKKRREYDRLRQSAFSSEDMNRGNQNFHQSFDFNFEDMFRDFDIYSQNRHARPKRNFEEPFRAHQHSHNRHKRHFQGAYGGGLFEDLSDDLERMFTFDRHAKRTEGRFHGMAKQHCRTVTQRRGNMVTTYTDCTSS, encoded by the exons ATGGCCACAGTGCAGTCAACGCTAATGTTCGCTGCGTGCATCGTAATGATAACAGAACTGATACTAGCCAAGAAGGACTACTATGATATTCTGGGTGTACCTAAAGATGCCAGTGAACGTCAGATCAAGAAGGCTTTCCACAAGCTCGCCATGAAATATCATCCCGACAAGAATAAGAACCCTGATTCAGAGGCGAAGTTCCGGGAAATAGCAGAGG cATACGAAACACTAtcggaggagaaaaagaggagagagtACGATCGCCTCAGACAGAGCGCTTTCTCCAGCGAAGACATGAACAGAGGAAACCAGAACTTTCACCAGTCCTTCGATTTTAACTTCGAGGACATGTTCAGAGACTTCGATATCTACAGCCAAAACAGGCATGCACGCCCCAAACGGAACTTCGAGGAGCCTTTCCGAGCTCACCAGCACAGCCACAACCGGCACAAGAGGCACTTCCAGGGAGCTTACGGGGGCGGGCTTTTTGAGGATCTGTCTGACGACTTGGAGAGAATGTTTACATTTGACAGACATGCCAAGCGGACTGAGGGCAGGTTCCATGGCATGGCAAAGCAGCACTGCAGGACTGTGACTCAAAGAAGGGGGAACATGGTGACCACCTACACAGACTGTACCTCGTCCTGA